Proteins from one Caulobacter sp. 73W genomic window:
- a CDS encoding amidohydrolase, with the protein MDREPRIVDPHVHLWDLSRARYGWLQDDPLPNNPAGDMSSIAHRDYLLKDYLTDVGPWRVEKIVHVEAGMPRGLQLGETDWLQAIADQQGYPIGIVAGADMLDPDLDALLEAHAQRANVRGVRQIICWHADPLKTYNDRDLLDDPAWEAGFALLAKHKLSFDLQLYPSQMAKAAALATRDPDIPLIINHAGLPTDRDEAGMKLWRDGLRALAAHPQVSIKISGLGITDRAWTVESIRPIVLECIDIFGTDRAMFASDFPVEKVHGGFDAFYAAFHAITADFGHTERDNLFAANAERIYRI; encoded by the coding sequence GTGGACCGCGAACCGCGCATCGTCGACCCGCACGTCCACCTCTGGGACCTGTCGCGCGCGCGTTATGGGTGGCTGCAGGATGATCCCCTGCCGAACAATCCGGCGGGGGACATGTCCTCCATCGCGCATCGCGACTACCTGCTCAAAGACTACCTGACGGATGTCGGTCCCTGGCGAGTCGAGAAGATCGTCCACGTCGAGGCCGGCATGCCGCGCGGCCTGCAGCTGGGCGAAACCGACTGGCTCCAGGCCATCGCCGACCAGCAGGGCTATCCGATCGGAATCGTCGCCGGGGCCGACATGCTCGACCCGGACCTCGACGCCCTGCTGGAGGCCCACGCCCAGCGCGCCAATGTGCGCGGCGTCCGCCAGATCATCTGCTGGCACGCCGATCCGCTGAAGACCTACAACGACCGCGACCTGCTGGACGACCCGGCCTGGGAGGCCGGCTTCGCCCTGCTGGCCAAGCACAAGCTGTCCTTCGACCTGCAGCTGTATCCCTCGCAGATGGCCAAGGCCGCCGCCCTGGCGACGCGCGATCCGGACATCCCGCTGATCATCAATCACGCCGGCTTGCCGACGGATCGCGACGAAGCCGGCATGAAGCTGTGGCGCGACGGTCTGCGCGCCCTGGCCGCCCATCCGCAGGTGTCGATCAAGATCTCGGGCCTGGGCATCACCGACCGCGCCTGGACGGTGGAGTCCATCCGCCCGATCGTCCTGGAATGCATCGACATCTTCGGGACCGACCGGGCGATGTTCGCCAGCGACTTCCCGGTCGAGAAGGTTCACGGCGGCTTCGACGCCTTCTACGCCGCCTTCCACGCCATCACCGCCGATTTCGGCCACACGGAACGTGACAACCTCTTCGCGGCGAACGCGGAGAGGATCTATCGCATCTGA
- a CDS encoding sugar MFS transporter encodes MVIETDAAHTKGGLAKPAGNLKGPLAFAIACFLIWGLAYGLLDVLNKHFQETLSISQADSAWLQIAYFGAYLLLSIPAGMLLHARGYKFGIVTGLIVTAIGALLFIPAAGMGQFAPFVGSMFVLAAGLCVLETSADTYVNVLGDPAKAPQRLNLAQSFNALGVFFGPLIGGAVFFSPTTTEALGGATRSIQIVYGLIAAAVVIFALAVWRARLPETGLADHGEGAGDGSVRPLSQQPHFIAGVITQALYVGAQVGIGAYFINLATHNWQGLSSQQGAFLLSLAAIGYLVGRFAATALLLRIQPRVLLTAYGIINVILTLIVAAGIDKVSPIALIAVFFFMSTMFATIFALGTTGLGAATKKASSLMVMAIGGGVLLPWPMGKVADLYGANVAFLMPAVCFMVVAWYGWKGAGLGRKEAI; translated from the coding sequence ATGGTCATCGAGACCGACGCCGCGCACACCAAGGGCGGCCTCGCCAAGCCCGCGGGCAACCTCAAGGGTCCCCTCGCCTTCGCCATCGCCTGCTTCCTGATCTGGGGGCTCGCCTATGGCTTGTTGGACGTACTGAACAAGCACTTCCAGGAGACCCTGAGCATCAGCCAGGCCGACAGCGCCTGGCTGCAGATCGCCTATTTCGGCGCCTATCTGCTGCTGTCGATCCCGGCCGGCATGCTGCTGCATGCGCGCGGCTACAAGTTCGGCATCGTCACCGGCCTGATCGTCACGGCCATCGGCGCCCTGCTGTTCATCCCCGCCGCCGGCATGGGCCAGTTCGCGCCCTTCGTCGGCTCCATGTTCGTTCTGGCCGCTGGCCTGTGCGTTCTGGAGACCTCGGCCGACACCTACGTCAACGTGCTGGGCGATCCGGCCAAGGCGCCGCAGCGCCTGAACCTGGCGCAGTCGTTCAACGCCCTGGGCGTGTTCTTCGGCCCGCTGATCGGCGGCGCGGTGTTCTTCAGCCCGACCACCACCGAGGCCCTGGGCGGCGCGACCCGTTCGATCCAGATCGTCTACGGCCTGATCGCCGCCGCAGTCGTCATCTTCGCCCTGGCGGTGTGGCGCGCTCGCCTGCCGGAGACCGGCCTTGCCGACCATGGCGAAGGCGCCGGCGACGGCTCCGTCCGCCCCCTGTCCCAGCAGCCGCACTTCATCGCCGGCGTTATCACTCAGGCCCTTTATGTGGGCGCGCAGGTCGGCATCGGCGCCTACTTCATCAATCTGGCGACCCACAACTGGCAAGGGCTGAGCTCGCAACAAGGCGCCTTCCTGCTGTCGCTCGCCGCCATCGGCTATCTGGTCGGCCGCTTCGCCGCCACGGCCCTGCTGCTGCGCATCCAGCCGCGCGTCCTGCTGACCGCCTACGGGATCATCAATGTGATCCTGACCCTCATCGTCGCCGCCGGCATCGACAAGGTCTCGCCCATCGCCCTGATCGCGGTGTTCTTCTTCATGTCGACCATGTTCGCGACGATCTTCGCCCTGGGCACCACGGGCCTGGGCGCCGCAACCAAGAAGGCCTCGTCCCTGATGGTCATGGCCATCGGCGGCGGCGTGCTGCTGCCCTGGCCCATGGGCAAGGTCGCCGACCTCTATGGCGCCAACGTTGCGTTCCTGATGCCGGCCGTCTGCTTCATGGTCGTCGCCTGGTACGGATGGAAAGGCGCGGGCCTGGGCCGCAAGGAGGCGATCTGA
- a CDS encoding oligogalacturonate lyase family protein, protein MTTSRRDALKALLAAPAAGAALAAAPAVQAQAAAPSPAAGGEARWPAPNTAPPSTQETPLPSKPAWSGPVPREWIDAKTGHRIRRVSPDAGGGKPYFYKNMFLPGGDLMVISSPEGISTVDLRTWAVKPLVINPKADLMFTGRRTRTVYYSINDPVDGQTTEQGRTIHAIDVDSGKTRTICKLANGRINSVNADETLLLGFAEYGAQPLQPRTGDPRNQRFDQAEYAANGPDGKPLNFARAKGVRMLQRWAARYPMEIFVIDVKTGQRRVIHKTNEWIGHTQFSPTDPQQIIFCHEGPWHRVDRMWAIRADGTGLRKTHERTMNFEIFGHEWFSPDGKQVLYDLQTPRGQVFWVASVGLETGKRIYRRVEQNDWSVHYNVSPDGTLFAGDGGDADMVAHAQDAKWLKLLRPEAVVDADPSSDKAELIDVQYMRSEPLVDMSNHDYRLEPNLTFTPDGKWIVFVSNMHGANHVYVAEVARTA, encoded by the coding sequence ATGACGACCTCCCGACGCGACGCGCTCAAGGCCCTGTTGGCCGCTCCCGCCGCGGGCGCCGCCCTCGCCGCCGCCCCCGCCGTCCAGGCCCAGGCCGCCGCGCCCTCGCCCGCCGCTGGCGGCGAGGCGCGCTGGCCCGCGCCGAACACCGCGCCGCCCTCCACCCAGGAGACGCCGCTGCCATCCAAGCCGGCCTGGTCCGGTCCCGTGCCGCGCGAATGGATCGACGCCAAGACCGGCCACCGCATCCGTCGCGTCTCGCCCGACGCTGGCGGCGGCAAGCCGTACTTCTACAAGAACATGTTCCTGCCGGGCGGCGACCTGATGGTCATCTCGTCGCCCGAGGGGATCTCGACGGTGGACCTTCGCACCTGGGCCGTGAAGCCGCTGGTGATCAATCCCAAGGCGGATCTGATGTTCACCGGTCGGCGGACCCGGACCGTTTACTACTCGATCAACGATCCCGTGGACGGCCAGACGACCGAACAAGGCCGGACCATCCACGCCATCGACGTCGATAGCGGCAAGACGCGAACGATCTGCAAGCTCGCCAACGGCCGCATCAATTCCGTGAACGCCGATGAGACGCTGCTTCTTGGTTTCGCCGAATACGGCGCGCAACCGCTGCAGCCCCGCACCGGCGATCCTCGCAACCAGCGCTTCGACCAGGCCGAATATGCGGCCAACGGTCCGGACGGCAAGCCGCTGAACTTCGCCCGCGCCAAGGGCGTGCGGATGCTGCAGCGATGGGCGGCGCGCTATCCGATGGAGATCTTCGTCATCGACGTGAAGACCGGCCAGCGCCGCGTCATCCACAAGACCAATGAATGGATCGGCCACACCCAGTTCTCGCCCACTGACCCGCAGCAGATCATCTTCTGCCACGAGGGCCCGTGGCACCGCGTCGACCGCATGTGGGCCATCCGCGCCGACGGTACGGGTCTGCGCAAGACCCACGAACGGACGATGAACTTCGAGATCTTCGGTCACGAATGGTTCAGCCCCGACGGCAAGCAGGTGCTCTACGACCTGCAGACGCCGCGCGGTCAGGTGTTCTGGGTGGCTTCGGTCGGTCTGGAGACCGGCAAGCGAATTTATCGCCGGGTCGAGCAGAACGACTGGTCGGTGCACTACAATGTCTCGCCTGACGGGACCCTATTCGCGGGCGACGGCGGCGACGCCGATATGGTCGCCCACGCCCAGGACGCCAAGTGGCTTAAGCTGCTGCGGCCGGAAGCCGTGGTCGACGCCGACCCCAGCAGCGACAAGGCCGAACTGATCGACGTTCAATACATGCGCTCCGAGCCGCTGGTCGACATGTCCAACCACGACTACCGGCTGGAGCCGAACCTGACCTTCACGCCCGACGGCAAGTGGATCGTCTTCGTTTCCAACATGCACGGCGCCAATCACGTCTATGTGGCCGAGGTGGCGCGGACCGCCTGA
- a CDS encoding TonB-dependent receptor encodes MRRSTHNRILCAASVSVLALMAAPAFAQSDAGAPVATAQTGDDGVTEVEDIIVTGFRSSLQQALNIKREEAGAVDTILAEDIADFPDLNLAESIQRLPGVTIDREGGQGRTISVRGLGADFTRTRINGLEAQAAYGSNRSRGFDFSMFASELFNSITVRKTQSSEIEEGSLGATVDLQTARPLDYNRSGLTSALSVQGSYNDLSEKTVPRLAGLLSWANEDRTFGALISVAYSERSPISESFNTTRWQSGDPSAAYGAGNNFANCIPCTTAAQRSDVLRAYYPRIPRYTFGTFDEDRLGVTSSIQWRPTERTEVAVDFLWSRFNQEAESPNIEAISFSRAAGGVRETIVRDYAIDASKNILSYGVFDMVDIRSENGFTRDESNFYQGSLNVKHEFSDRLRGRLKVGANKSEARTPFNVAYMFDANNQNGFTYDFRGDDRLPMINYGFDVSKGDRFTLTEWRRSTGGANFENQVAAGALEYDLTPAVTFKAGGEYRTYGFDTFGMQQAVSVLSGADRIVGVGNVGKVVSIDGGLDIPNGSNLSFIVPDIQKLNGVVGQFNAPLVPTYNGIREVEETDKGLFAQADFNTTFADMTVRGNVGVRYARTDIDSSGFLDTNYVTVKNKYDDILPSFNLAIEPRDDLVVRLGAAKVMSRPALGDLTPGGSLSTPTRRVSYGNPMLNPFRATNFDLSVEWYFQSEGLLAAAVFYKDIDSFITTVTEMVPWRSLGLPDSLLVGTPASPDEDFEVTRKVNGAGGSLHGIELQYQQPFTFLPGIGKDFGFIGNFTYVDSEVDYGAYGKNRLTGQSKYAFNTTLYYEKGPMQARVSGAYRSQYLLAYPGGNNNSEEGVRSTFNLDASASYQITDNLTASIEALNLTDAYNDRYVDETNRVSNYRHFGREVMLGMRWKY; translated from the coding sequence ATGCGTCGCTCCACCCACAATCGGATTCTGTGCGCCGCCAGCGTGTCGGTCCTCGCGCTCATGGCCGCGCCGGCGTTCGCGCAATCTGACGCCGGCGCGCCCGTCGCGACCGCCCAGACCGGCGATGACGGCGTGACCGAAGTCGAAGACATCATCGTCACCGGCTTCCGCTCCAGCCTGCAGCAAGCGCTGAACATCAAGCGCGAAGAAGCCGGCGCGGTTGACACCATCCTGGCCGAAGACATCGCCGACTTCCCGGACCTGAACCTCGCCGAGTCGATCCAGCGCCTGCCGGGCGTCACTATCGACCGCGAAGGCGGCCAGGGCCGTACGATCTCGGTCCGCGGCCTCGGCGCCGACTTCACCCGTACCCGCATCAACGGTCTGGAAGCCCAGGCCGCCTACGGCAGCAACCGCAGCCGCGGCTTCGACTTCTCGATGTTCGCCTCGGAGCTGTTCAACAGCATCACCGTCCGCAAGACGCAGTCGTCGGAGATCGAAGAAGGCTCGCTGGGCGCGACCGTCGATCTGCAGACCGCCCGTCCGCTGGACTACAACCGCAGCGGCCTGACCTCGGCCCTGTCGGTGCAGGGCTCGTACAACGATCTGTCCGAAAAGACCGTCCCGCGTCTGGCCGGCCTGCTGAGCTGGGCCAACGAAGATCGCACCTTCGGCGCCCTGATCTCGGTGGCCTACTCGGAGCGTTCGCCGATCAGCGAGAGCTTCAACACCACGCGCTGGCAATCCGGCGATCCGTCGGCCGCCTACGGCGCCGGCAACAACTTCGCCAACTGCATCCCCTGCACCACCGCCGCTCAACGCAGCGACGTGCTCCGCGCCTACTATCCGCGCATCCCGCGTTACACCTTCGGCACCTTCGATGAAGACCGCCTGGGCGTGACCAGCTCGATCCAGTGGCGCCCGACCGAGCGCACCGAAGTCGCCGTCGACTTCCTGTGGTCGCGCTTCAACCAGGAAGCCGAGAGCCCGAACATCGAGGCCATCAGCTTCAGCCGCGCCGCCGGCGGCGTCCGCGAGACCATCGTCCGCGACTACGCCATCGACGCCTCCAAGAACATCCTCTCCTACGGCGTGTTCGACATGGTCGACATCCGCTCGGAGAACGGCTTCACCCGCGACGAGAGCAACTTCTACCAAGGCTCCCTGAACGTGAAGCACGAGTTCAGCGACCGCCTGCGCGGCCGCCTGAAGGTCGGCGCCAACAAGTCCGAAGCCCGCACCCCGTTCAACGTCGCCTACATGTTCGACGCGAACAACCAGAACGGCTTCACCTACGACTTCCGCGGCGACGACCGTCTGCCGATGATCAACTACGGCTTCGACGTCTCGAAGGGTGACCGCTTCACCCTGACCGAATGGCGCCGCAGCACCGGCGGCGCGAACTTCGAGAACCAGGTCGCGGCCGGCGCGCTCGAGTACGACCTGACCCCCGCCGTCACCTTCAAGGCCGGCGGCGAATACCGCACCTACGGCTTCGACACATTCGGCATGCAGCAGGCGGTTTCCGTCCTGTCGGGCGCCGACCGTATCGTCGGCGTGGGCAATGTCGGCAAGGTCGTCAGCATCGACGGCGGCCTGGACATCCCGAACGGCTCGAACCTGAGCTTCATCGTTCCTGACATCCAGAAGCTGAACGGCGTCGTCGGCCAGTTCAACGCTCCGCTGGTGCCGACCTACAACGGCATCCGTGAAGTGGAAGAGACCGACAAGGGCCTGTTCGCCCAGGCGGACTTCAACACCACGTTCGCGGACATGACCGTCCGCGGCAATGTCGGCGTCCGCTACGCCCGCACCGACATCGACTCCTCGGGCTTCCTGGACACCAACTACGTCACCGTCAAAAACAAGTACGACGACATTCTGCCGTCGTTCAACCTGGCTATCGAACCGCGTGACGACCTGGTCGTCCGCCTCGGCGCGGCCAAGGTGATGTCGCGTCCGGCCCTTGGCGACCTGACGCCGGGCGGCAGCCTGTCGACCCCGACGCGTCGCGTGTCCTACGGCAACCCGATGCTCAACCCGTTCCGCGCCACCAACTTCGACCTGTCGGTGGAATGGTACTTCCAGAGCGAAGGCCTGCTGGCCGCCGCGGTGTTCTACAAGGATATCGACAGCTTCATCACCACCGTCACCGAAATGGTGCCGTGGCGCAGCCTGGGTCTGCCGGACAGCCTTCTGGTCGGCACCCCGGCCTCGCCGGATGAAGACTTCGAAGTCACCCGCAAGGTCAACGGCGCCGGCGGTTCGCTGCACGGCATCGAGCTGCAGTATCAGCAGCCCTTCACCTTCCTGCCGGGCATCGGCAAGGACTTCGGCTTCATCGGCAACTTCACCTATGTCGACTCCGAGGTCGACTACGGCGCCTATGGCAAGAACCGCCTGACGGGCCAGTCGAAGTACGCCTTCAACACCACGCTGTACTACGAGAAGGGCCCGATGCAGGCCCGCGTCTCGGGCGCCTACCGCAGCCAGTATCTGCTGGCCTATCCGGGCGGCAACAACAACAGCGAGGAAGGCGTGCGCAGCACGTTCAACCTGGACGCCTCGGCGTCCTACCAGATCACCGACAACCTGACGGCGTCGATCGAGGCCCTGAACCTTACCGACGCTTACAACGACCGCTACGTCGACGAGACGAACCGGGTGTCGAACTACCGCCACTTTGGCCGCGAGGTCATGCTGGGAATGCGCTGGAAGTACTGA